A stretch of DNA from Bradyrhizobium algeriense:
TTTGCCCCTTACCAGAAATATGTTGCTTTTTCTTTGAAGGGAATGACGTTCAAAAAACTTGCCCCTAACTGGGATGTAAACGCCAGCACGCGGGCTATCGAAGTAGTCGATGAAAACCGTGTTCCCATTTTTCAGCTTCTTCGAACATCAAATTCGCATCTGCGAATTGACGGCTTCTTCAGAGCTGACGATCGAATCCTGTTTCTCGGACGAGGCGGTCTGCTTTTAAATGTTCTCCGGGGGGAAGATGCGAAGCGATATGTGCCACCCTCCGATTTTCTCCCAAAACTGTTCAAATATCCGAGTCGCGAGCACCCCGGAGAGATGGTTTTTCCAGAACCACCGAGGCCAAGTTGTCCGCCTGAGAGTCAGGGTATTTCTGCAATAAGCAAAGGGCTTACATTGCCGCTTTAGCTTGGGAATAAAGCACTCCATATTTGAGCGCGCGCCACATCCTCTTAGAGATGAGAATCTGCCTGCGAAGCCGCGGTGCGGAGTGGCTACGCGACCAGCGGCACGGTCCAGGCGTCGTAGCCATAGACCCAGTCGGTATCGGTCTTTCCGCTGAGCCAGATATTGGCGCGCGAAGTCTCCTGGATGCGCGCCGTCCGCGCCTTGCGCGTCGCCTCGAAGCGGCGAAACGCATTTGCAATTCCATCCGGCTCAACGCCGTCGAGACAGCGCGACAGCACCGCGGCGTCCTCGATCGCCATCGCCGCACCCTGCGCCATGTAGGGCGTCATCGGATGGCAGGCATCGCCAAGCAGCGTCACGTTTCGATCCGTCCAGCGCTCCAGCGAGTTACGATCGACAATCGCCCATTTGTGTACGTCGGGGCACGCGGCCAGCACCTGCTCGACCTGGCGGTCGAAGCCAGCAAACGCCTTGCGCAATTCCCTGACGTCGCCCTTCGCCGACCACGACTCGATCCGGAAATCCGGCTCCGGCTGGCTGGTAACGAGGTAGATCTCGCTGCGGTCCGGCTTGACGTAATAGATGACGATGTGGCGGTCCTCACCCCACCATTTGGTGCAATCGTCGATCTTTTTGCCGCCGAGCAGCGCGGCGGGATAGGTGGTGCGGTAGGCGATCCGCCCGGTGAAATTCACCGGCGAGATGCCGAACAAAATATCTCGCACGACCGAGTGAACGCCGTCGGCGCCGATCACTGCGTCGGCAACTGCGGTCGCGCCGTTGGCAAAGGCGAGCCGGACACCCTCGCCGCTTTCCTCCAGCCCGACCAGTTTGTGATTGAGCTTGACGCATTGATCTGGAACGGCGCTGGCGAGCGCCGCATGAAGATCGCCGCGATGCGCCAGCAGATAGGGCGCACCAAACTTCTGTTCGGCGCTCTCGCCGAAGATCATATCGAATTTGACTTCGCCGGTGCGCCAATCGCGGTTGTTCCAGGAGCGCGGATAGAACGACTGGCCGCGCAGTCGTGCCTCCAGCCCCAACCCGCGCAGCACCTTCATGGCATTGCAGCCGATCTGGATGCCGGCGCCCAGCCGCGCGAATTGCGTCGCCTGTTCGTAAACGGTGATTTCGATGCCGACCCGCCGCAGCGCAGCCGCGGTCGCGAGACCACCCATGCCGGCGCCGATGATCGCAATCGATAGCGGTCTTGCCATTCCCAGTCCCTGCCCGAGCCGTTTCTATTGACGGCTTCTTACATGTCGCGCGTCAGGCCGGCCGAAAACCCGCCTGCTCCAGCGCCGCGCGCCCCTCGTCCGATGTCAGTGCGTCGAGAAAAGCCTGCACCGCCGGCCGTTGCTTGCGCGCCTTCACCAGCGCAAAATCATAATGCTCTTCGGCAAAGGGAATGAAACCCAGGTTTGACGCATGCGCGACCGGCGCAATGGTCATGCCCCAGTCGGCGCGATGCTGCGCGACCGCGGCCGCCACCGCATTGTGCGAGCGCGGCTGATTCCAGTAACCGTCCGGGCGCGCGCCGCCGAGCAACCGGTCGATCAGGATGCGCGTGCCCGCGCCCTGGTTGCGATTGACCATGATGCAGGCGGGATCGGCGAGTGCGGCGCGAACTGCGTCTTCGGCCGACAGCCCTTCGAAGCGCCGGTCGACCTTGCGGAATACGATGCCCTGCATGCGTCGCCATCCCGGCACCAGTTCGAGCCCGTCGCTGAGATAGGGCGTGTTGTAGGTCTCGGTCTTCTCGTCGAACAAATGGATCGGCGCAAAATCGCATTCGCCGCGCTTGGCGGCGGAGAGCCCCCCGAGACTGCCGACGGCGATCGAGCGCACGACAAGTCCCGCATGCGCCAGCGGCGCGGTGACGAGATCGAGCCCGGTGCAATGGCTGCCGACGATGACCAAATCTGGCACCCGCACATGCGGCGTGAACAGCGTCACCTCGGCCTCGACGCCCGCGGGCATCTGGTCGGCCAGCGCATCGATGCGCAGAAAGCCGTCGGCCTGCGCGAATGATGTGATGGCGCCGGAGCCTTTGCCTGTCGGGTACGCGATCAACCCGTCCGCCCCTTCGACCAGCGACACCATGACGAATTCGGTGCGGCCGAGT
This window harbors:
- a CDS encoding FAD-dependent monooxygenase, which gives rise to MARPLSIAIIGAGMGGLATAAALRRVGIEITVYEQATQFARLGAGIQIGCNAMKVLRGLGLEARLRGQSFYPRSWNNRDWRTGEVKFDMIFGESAEQKFGAPYLLAHRGDLHAALASAVPDQCVKLNHKLVGLEESGEGVRLAFANGATAVADAVIGADGVHSVVRDILFGISPVNFTGRIAYRTTYPAALLGGKKIDDCTKWWGEDRHIVIYYVKPDRSEIYLVTSQPEPDFRIESWSAKGDVRELRKAFAGFDRQVEQVLAACPDVHKWAIVDRNSLERWTDRNVTLLGDACHPMTPYMAQGAAMAIEDAAVLSRCLDGVEPDGIANAFRRFEATRKARTARIQETSRANIWLSGKTDTDWVYGYDAWTVPLVA